The following coding sequences are from one Bradyrhizobium sp. 200 window:
- a CDS encoding DUF892 family protein, translating into MYHHVKKLMFTVRVDEPDPRFGNMLLEQFGGANGELAAAMQYSIQGLNCEDPDRKDLLMDIGTEELSHLEIVGTLARMHLQPTKFDRQAAEADPLVAIAGGGGVNLFNSQGNAWTADYLKITGELDVDLRSNIAAEARAKIVYERLINFCDDAGTKDALQFLMTREITHMKAFALALESMGKPAFSIGRIAPTPGLVDQFFNDSTGTGEHGEIDTRGPWNEGNGWVFTESPAIQAEPGASTAIVTESSPPAEQAGLSDLLIDELRDILHAEKQLTKALPKMAEAARFDQLRELFEQHLVETENQVERINECFELLGKTARAKPCKGMMGLVEEGQEVMAEGEEKEDAAADLALIGAAQRVEHYEISAYTTAKNLAQQLRHSAVVALLSKSLAEEENSDQLLNQVARSLMSVARMPAAIEQVE; encoded by the coding sequence ATGTACCATCATGTCAAGAAGCTGATGTTCACCGTCCGCGTCGATGAACCGGACCCTCGTTTTGGCAACATGCTTCTGGAACAGTTCGGCGGCGCCAACGGCGAACTCGCGGCCGCGATGCAATACTCGATTCAAGGGCTGAACTGCGAGGATCCGGATCGCAAGGACCTGCTGATGGATATCGGCACCGAAGAACTGAGCCATCTCGAAATCGTGGGCACCCTCGCCCGCATGCACCTCCAGCCGACAAAGTTCGATCGTCAGGCGGCCGAAGCTGATCCCCTGGTTGCAATAGCAGGCGGCGGCGGCGTCAACCTCTTCAATTCCCAAGGCAACGCCTGGACTGCCGATTACCTGAAAATCACCGGCGAACTCGACGTCGACCTGCGCAGCAATATCGCCGCCGAAGCACGCGCGAAGATCGTCTATGAGCGGCTGATCAATTTCTGCGACGACGCCGGCACCAAGGACGCGCTTCAGTTCTTGATGACCCGGGAAATCACCCACATGAAGGCCTTCGCGCTGGCGCTCGAGAGCATGGGCAAGCCGGCCTTCAGCATCGGTCGCATCGCCCCGACGCCGGGGCTGGTCGACCAGTTCTTCAACGACTCCACCGGAACGGGGGAGCATGGCGAGATCGACACCCGCGGGCCATGGAACGAGGGCAACGGCTGGGTTTTTACAGAATCGCCGGCCATTCAGGCCGAACCCGGTGCCTCTACAGCAATCGTTACGGAAAGTTCGCCGCCGGCCGAGCAAGCCGGCTTGAGCGACCTGTTGATCGATGAGCTTCGTGACATCCTTCACGCGGAGAAGCAACTGACGAAAGCGCTTCCCAAGATGGCGGAAGCCGCGCGCTTCGATCAGCTGCGCGAGCTGTTCGAGCAGCATCTCGTCGAGACCGAGAATCAGGTGGAGCGAATCAACGAGTGCTTCGAATTGCTCGGCAAGACCGCCCGTGCAAAACCTTGCAAGGGCATGATGGGGCTGGTCGAGGAAGGCCAGGAGGTCATGGCCGAAGGCGAGGAAAAGGAAGATGCGGCCGCGGACCTGGCGCTGATCGGAGCGGCGCAGCGTGTGGAACACTATGAGATCTCGGCTTACACGACGGCGAAGAACCTCGCGCAGCAATTACGTCATAGCGCGGTCGTCGCACTGTTGTCGAAGTCGCTGGCGGAAGAAGAGAATTCGGATCAGTTGCTCAACCAAGTCGCTCGGTCGCTGATGTCCGTGGCAAGAATGCCTGCCGCGATTGAACAGGTCGAGTAA
- a CDS encoding DUF2269 domain-containing protein has protein sequence MFYFLLKMVHVIGAAVLFGTGAGIAFFMLVAHLRGDPREIAGVARTVVLADFLFTASAVILQPITGTWLAWSNGYSLREGWIAASIALYVVTGAFWLPVMWMQMLMRDLAVHAVKTDAKLPAEYYRLFRWWFAFGFPAFAAVLVIFWLMIARPPIPYWD, from the coding sequence ATGTTCTATTTCCTTCTCAAGATGGTGCATGTCATCGGAGCCGCCGTACTCTTCGGCACGGGAGCCGGCATCGCGTTTTTCATGCTGGTGGCGCATCTGCGCGGCGATCCGCGCGAGATAGCAGGCGTTGCGCGGACGGTGGTGCTGGCCGACTTCCTGTTTACGGCGAGCGCCGTGATCCTTCAGCCGATCACCGGCACCTGGCTCGCTTGGTCGAACGGGTATTCTCTGCGCGAAGGATGGATCGCAGCGTCGATCGCACTCTATGTGGTGACTGGCGCCTTTTGGCTGCCGGTGATGTGGATGCAGATGCTGATGCGCGATCTTGCTGTCCACGCGGTCAAGACGGACGCCAAGCTGCCGGCCGAGTATTACCGTCTCTTTCGATGGTGGTTCGCCTTCGGATTTCCGGCGTTCGCGGCGGTGCTGGTTATCTTCTGGCTGATGATCGCCCGCCCACCTATTCCATACTGGGATTAG
- a CDS encoding DUF3363 domain-containing protein, producing the protein MQWQPVVAGSHVTGQLVGSTQLSSGRFAMIDDGLGFSLVPWRPALEQHIGRHIFGIAMPDGGVDWSFARKLGLGL; encoded by the coding sequence TTGCAATGGCAGCCTGTCGTCGCCGGCAGCCACGTCACTGGCCAGCTTGTCGGCTCAACCCAGTTATCCAGCGGCCGGTTCGCGATGATCGACGATGGCCTCGGATTCAGCCTCGTCCCGTGGCGGCCCGCGCTCGAACAGCATATCGGCCGCCACATCTTCGGCATCGCCATGCCAGATGGAGGAGTCGACTGGTCGTTCGCTCGCAAGCTGGGGCTCGGGCTGTAA
- a CDS encoding adenylate/guanylate cyclase domain-containing protein produces MVQERPVRVERRLSAILAADVAGYSRLMHNDEEATHAKLAALLTDAVAPAIAEHGGRVVKNTGDGFLAEFPSAVEAIRAAVQFQARVNELTTGDVEERRIVFRVGVNIGDVIVEPHDIFGDGVNIAARLESIAEPGGICISSAAYDQVRGKVGFEFADLGEQNLKNIDDPVRAYAVGLNAKTDRAASLPSSTPRLSIVVLPFANIGGNPEQDYFVDGVTESLTTDLSRINGAFVIARNTAFTFKGKAVDVVRLGRELNVRYVLEGSVQRGGNLLRVNVQLVDAETGNHIWAERFDKPVADLFDMQDEIVSRLANSLNAELVAAEARRAERSPHPDAMDLVFRGRAWFNKGLTPDYMVEARGFFEQAMALDPGNVEVMVGLARVDAVLGAALMTDDYSARFTSAEATLTKALSLAPNHALAHVYLGLVQIFTKRVAQGIAQCERALALDRNLAGAHALIGIAKFLLGRGAETESHLNEAFRLSPRDTLADRWMAWVGIAKAQLGADAEAVLWLRRGLDANRNYSAAHFLLAAVLARLGELDEARAAVQAGLALDPSFTIRRFRDATHARSDNPTFVAWGDHAIEGMRLAGVPEG; encoded by the coding sequence ATGGTGCAGGAGCGGCCAGTCCGGGTCGAGCGGAGGTTGTCGGCGATATTGGCCGCAGACGTAGCTGGCTACTCGCGGTTGATGCACAATGACGAAGAGGCGACCCATGCCAAACTGGCCGCGCTCCTAACCGACGCGGTCGCCCCGGCAATTGCCGAACACGGCGGCCGTGTCGTGAAGAACACCGGCGACGGGTTCTTAGCGGAGTTTCCGAGCGCGGTCGAAGCCATCCGAGCTGCGGTGCAGTTCCAAGCGCGTGTTAACGAGCTTACAACCGGTGACGTGGAAGAGAGACGCATTGTATTCCGCGTGGGCGTCAATATCGGTGACGTAATCGTTGAACCCCACGACATCTTCGGCGACGGAGTTAACATTGCTGCGCGGCTTGAAAGCATCGCAGAACCGGGCGGCATCTGCATCTCGTCTGCTGCCTACGATCAAGTCCGAGGCAAGGTCGGCTTTGAGTTCGCCGATCTGGGTGAGCAGAACCTCAAGAACATCGACGACCCGGTGCGAGCCTATGCCGTTGGCCTGAACGCGAAAACCGACCGAGCTGCTTCGCTGCCATCATCAACTCCCCGGTTGTCAATCGTTGTTTTGCCGTTCGCAAACATCGGAGGCAATCCCGAGCAAGACTACTTCGTCGATGGCGTGACCGAGAGCCTGACCACCGACTTGTCGCGGATCAATGGCGCGTTCGTGATTGCGCGCAACACCGCGTTCACCTTCAAAGGTAAGGCGGTCGACGTAGTGAGGCTCGGACGTGAGTTGAACGTCCGCTACGTGCTCGAAGGGTCGGTGCAACGTGGTGGCAACCTCCTTCGGGTCAACGTGCAACTGGTCGATGCCGAAACCGGCAACCACATCTGGGCGGAGCGTTTTGACAAGCCCGTTGCCGACCTCTTTGACATGCAGGACGAAATCGTATCGAGGCTCGCCAACTCATTAAATGCCGAACTCGTTGCCGCCGAGGCCCGGCGAGCGGAGCGTTCACCGCATCCAGACGCGATGGACTTGGTGTTCCGAGGTAGGGCTTGGTTTAACAAGGGGCTGACCCCCGATTACATGGTAGAAGCGCGCGGCTTTTTCGAGCAGGCCATGGCGCTCGATCCGGGGAATGTCGAGGTCATGGTCGGTTTGGCGCGGGTCGATGCCGTACTCGGAGCTGCCCTTATGACCGACGATTATTCAGCGCGGTTCACCTCGGCCGAGGCGACTTTAACCAAAGCGCTATCGCTCGCGCCGAACCACGCTTTGGCACACGTGTATCTGGGCCTTGTGCAAATATTTACGAAACGCGTGGCTCAAGGCATCGCTCAATGCGAGCGGGCACTGGCGCTGGATCGCAATTTGGCCGGCGCTCACGCTCTAATCGGCATCGCCAAGTTTTTACTTGGTCGAGGCGCAGAAACCGAATCTCACCTCAACGAGGCATTCCGCCTTTCTCCTCGCGACACCCTTGCCGATCGATGGATGGCATGGGTCGGCATCGCCAAGGCCCAGCTCGGTGCCGATGCCGAAGCAGTCCTCTGGCTGCGCCGGGGCCTTGACGCAAACCGAAATTATTCCGCCGCGCATTTCCTTCTCGCGGCTGTGCTGGCGCGGCTCGGGGAGCTGGACGAAGCGCGGGCCGCGGTGCAAGCGGGACTTGCGCTCGATCCAAGCTTCACCATTCGTCGCTTTCGTGATGCCACCCATGCACGGAGCGACAATCCGACCTTCGTTGCCTGGGGCGACCACGCGATTGAGGGCATGCGGTTGGCCGGGGTGCCTGAGGGCTGA
- a CDS encoding DUF72 domain-containing protein has protein sequence MLRKFTAANWSELTPEERRERRQLRREKQREDNIGRAQKMHAARLKMETESPKSPPELKSSVYVGCSGWRYWKWRDSFYAGVPQEKWFEHYLKRFDTVEINASFYSWPTVANVQAWRRQPGKKTFVYTVKVCELVTHVKTFKGTKTLIRDFGIIADILGERMGCFLFQLPPSYRYTKARLNAIVSQLDPARRNVVEFRHASWWNEDVFGAFRKAGTIFCSCSGPRLPDELIRTADEVYIRLHGPKRWYRHDYSRNELAIWVDRVRASGAKRAWIYFNNDNEAYAPKNAAALRRMLGRKSLAA, from the coding sequence ATGCTACGCAAATTCACAGCAGCGAATTGGAGCGAATTGACTCCTGAGGAACGCCGCGAACGGCGGCAGCTCCGCCGCGAAAAGCAGCGCGAGGACAATATCGGGCGCGCCCAGAAGATGCATGCCGCGCGGCTCAAGATGGAAACTGAGAGCCCGAAGAGCCCACCTGAATTGAAGTCATCAGTCTATGTCGGCTGCTCGGGCTGGCGTTATTGGAAATGGCGGGACTCGTTTTATGCAGGTGTGCCGCAGGAAAAGTGGTTCGAGCATTACCTGAAGCGCTTCGACACCGTCGAAATCAACGCATCGTTTTACTCCTGGCCGACGGTTGCAAACGTCCAGGCCTGGCGGCGCCAGCCCGGCAAGAAAACGTTCGTTTACACCGTCAAGGTCTGTGAGCTCGTCACTCACGTAAAAACGTTCAAGGGCACAAAGACACTCATTCGGGATTTTGGCATCATCGCTGATATTCTAGGCGAGCGGATGGGTTGCTTCCTGTTCCAGTTGCCGCCAAGCTACCGCTACACAAAGGCGCGGCTGAACGCGATCGTGAGCCAACTCGATCCTGCGCGCCGCAACGTTGTGGAGTTTAGGCACGCCAGCTGGTGGAATGAGGACGTTTTTGGCGCGTTCCGAAAAGCCGGAACTATCTTCTGCTCCTGCAGCGGACCGCGCCTGCCCGACGAACTTATCCGGACAGCCGACGAAGTTTACATCCGCCTGCATGGCCCCAAGCGCTGGTATCGGCACGATTACTCAAGGAACGAGTTGGCGATCTGGGTGGACAGGGTTAGGGCGAGCGGTGCGAAAAGAGCCTGGATTTACTTCAACAATGATAATGAAGCTTATGCACCCAAAAACGCGGCGGCCCTGCGGCGAATGCTAGGCCGTAAATCGTTGGCCGCGTAA
- a CDS encoding DUF3363 domain-containing protein, with protein sequence MERARTAIDRIGGDPEAFVRSHVRRLEALRRAGHAERIDADHWRVPADLAERGQAYDLARDRANIRVSVLSPTGLDQQIGHDGATWLTASCSPASASRSPAKGSVRR encoded by the coding sequence CTGGAGCGGGCGCGAACTGCCATCGACCGTATCGGCGGCGATCCCGAGGCCTTCGTCCGCTCCCATGTCCGCCGGCTGGAGGCGCTGCGCCGGGCCGGCCATGCCGAGCGGATCGACGCGGACCACTGGCGCGTCCCCGCCGATCTCGCCGAGCGCGGTCAAGCCTACGATCTTGCGCGGGACCGTGCGAACATCCGGGTTAGCGTCCTGTCTCCCACCGGCCTTGACCAGCAGATCGGCCATGACGGGGCGACCTGGCTCACCGCGAGCTGCTCTCCCGCCAGCGCATCGCGCTCGCCGGCGAAGGGTTCGGTCAGGAGGTGA
- a CDS encoding FAD-dependent oxidoreductase: MASTSLWMDIDIAPDAGVLDGARERDVVVIGSGIAGISTAYELCKRGKSVFVIDRGRICGGMTSRTSAHLAPLCDDLVSEMTKIRGKEATTLFCDSQAAAVDRIEEIQKKEKIDCDFRRLDGYLFQGQGMPADIIDEELEAVRGVGAPVHRLMGVPFNGCENRHVLRYPKQATFHPLKYLAGVTKACRENGVTFYRDSPVEEVTEENGIVTAKTARGVIRARHAVVATNSSISDRFAIHTKTAPYRTYVITFEIERGALPDALYWDTEDPYHYVRLQPGPANTDYVLVGGEDHKSGEANDAEDRFRKLEAWARGLISGLGKETHRWSGQVLDTIDYSGFIGRDPGGTNVYVAMGDSGQGLTHGVAGAMLNAGLISGEDHLWKEIYAPGRVPLKAAKNFMAENVTALKSFAEYVAPGELTSLEELTRGDGAVIRRGLEKIAAYRDKEGALHLNSASCTHVGCHLHWNSFETCWDCPCHGSIFDVNGQPINAPAIGPLVRVRE, translated from the coding sequence ATGGCTAGCACATCACTCTGGATGGATATTGACATTGCCCCGGACGCGGGAGTTCTGGACGGCGCCCGGGAACGCGACGTCGTCGTCATCGGGTCTGGCATTGCCGGGATTTCGACCGCGTATGAGCTCTGCAAGCGAGGTAAATCCGTTTTTGTCATCGATCGCGGACGCATCTGCGGAGGCATGACTTCGAGGACTTCAGCTCATCTTGCTCCCTTGTGCGATGATCTCGTCAGCGAGATGACGAAGATCAGGGGCAAGGAGGCGACGACGCTTTTTTGCGACAGCCAGGCGGCTGCCGTCGACCGCATTGAAGAAATCCAGAAGAAAGAGAAAATCGATTGTGACTTCCGCCGCCTCGACGGTTACCTCTTTCAAGGTCAAGGTATGCCGGCAGACATCATCGACGAAGAGCTGGAGGCAGTCCGCGGTGTCGGCGCGCCGGTCCACAGGCTCATGGGCGTCCCCTTCAACGGCTGCGAGAATCGTCACGTCCTACGCTATCCCAAGCAGGCAACCTTTCATCCGCTCAAGTATCTTGCCGGCGTCACGAAGGCTTGCCGCGAAAACGGCGTGACTTTCTACCGTGACAGCCCGGTTGAGGAAGTGACTGAAGAGAATGGCATTGTGACCGCGAAAACAGCCCGCGGCGTCATTCGCGCCCGGCATGCGGTCGTCGCGACCAACTCGTCCATCTCTGACCGGTTCGCCATTCACACCAAGACGGCGCCATACCGGACATATGTGATCACGTTTGAGATCGAGCGCGGCGCTCTGCCCGACGCGCTCTACTGGGATACTGAAGATCCCTACCATTATGTCCGCCTGCAGCCAGGTCCGGCAAATACCGATTACGTTCTCGTCGGTGGTGAGGACCACAAAAGCGGAGAAGCTAACGACGCGGAGGATCGGTTCAGAAAGCTTGAAGCATGGGCGCGCGGCTTGATCTCCGGCCTTGGCAAAGAAACGCATCGCTGGTCAGGGCAAGTGCTCGACACCATCGATTACTCCGGCTTCATTGGCCGCGACCCCGGGGGCACCAATGTCTACGTCGCGATGGGCGATTCCGGACAAGGTCTCACGCACGGCGTTGCTGGCGCGATGCTGAATGCTGGCCTTATCTCGGGCGAAGACCATCTATGGAAGGAAATCTACGCGCCGGGTCGTGTCCCGCTAAAGGCCGCGAAGAATTTCATGGCCGAGAATGTGACGGCGCTCAAAAGCTTTGCTGAGTATGTGGCCCCAGGCGAACTCACTTCACTCGAAGAGCTGACGCGCGGCGACGGCGCCGTCATCCGGCGCGGCCTTGAGAAGATTGCCGCCTATCGCGACAAGGAGGGAGCGCTGCATTTGAATTCGGCGAGTTGCACCCATGTCGGCTGCCATTTGCACTGGAACAGTTTTGAGACTTGCTGGGACTGCCCTTGCCACGGCTCAATCTTCGATGTGAATGGACAACCCATCAACGCCCCGGCCATTGGCCCGCTTGTCCGCGTCCGGGAGTAA
- a CDS encoding diguanylate cyclase translates to MGPDEVLRGMLMYFVLPLWLAAGFADYLCHRASHIEKTSGWKESVLHLAQFAEMAVPVLAALFLEITSGVILLMMVFLVFHEATAIWDVRYASSRREVSPTEQHVHSVLEMLPLTGLLLVIALHWPAFSALFGYGTPDFAFRLKQSPLPLTYIVTMLALTALLEVLPYFEELVRGLRYRARQAKD, encoded by the coding sequence ATGGGGCCCGACGAGGTCCTGCGTGGGATGCTGATGTATTTCGTCCTGCCGCTGTGGCTGGCCGCCGGCTTTGCCGATTACCTCTGCCATCGCGCCAGTCACATCGAAAAAACCAGCGGCTGGAAAGAGTCCGTTCTGCACCTTGCCCAGTTTGCCGAGATGGCCGTTCCGGTCCTGGCCGCGCTGTTCCTCGAAATCACTTCGGGCGTGATTTTGTTGATGATGGTGTTTCTGGTTTTCCACGAAGCCACAGCCATCTGGGACGTCCGCTACGCGTCGTCGAGGCGTGAGGTTTCGCCGACCGAGCAGCACGTGCACAGCGTTCTCGAAATGCTGCCGCTGACGGGATTGCTGCTCGTCATCGCGCTTCACTGGCCAGCATTTTCGGCATTGTTCGGCTACGGAACACCTGACTTTGCCTTCAGGCTGAAGCAATCGCCGCTACCCCTGACGTACATTGTCACGATGCTGGCCTTGACCGCGCTGCTCGAGGTCTTGCCGTACTTTGAGGAGCTGGTTCGCGGTCTGCGATATCGCGCCCGGCAAGCGAAGGATTAG
- a CDS encoding recombinase family protein: MPKVALYARYSTDNQSVVSIEDQFRICREHAGRERWQVIDTYHDAAISGASVILRPGVQSLLQDAQRGKFDIVLAEALDRVSRDQADVATLFKHLRFAGVQIVTLAEGEISELHVGLKGTMNALFLKDLAAKTHRGLRGRVEKGKAGGGLCYGYDVVKRTDSEGEPIRGERTINEAEAAIVRRIFGEFAVGKSPRAIATDLNRDGISGPFGHTWGDTTIRGNGVVNNELYAGVLVWNRQRFIKDPNTGKRVSRPNPEAKWIRTEVPELRIVDDELWQRVKLRQAELAKQFESTIKGVRAARAERLNRLRRPAFLLSGLLTCGCCGTRYGIVVNDRYGCLGHFRKGTCDNGRTIRRDDIERRVLAGLTDKLVSPEAVAPRCVPMRRRPTARTMSGARKRKRAAVLLGRLIRASRGFSTPSRMECISRP; this comes from the coding sequence ATGCCCAAGGTTGCACTTTACGCCCGCTACTCGACCGACAATCAGAGCGTGGTGTCAATCGAGGACCAGTTCCGCATCTGCCGTGAGCATGCGGGCAGGGAGCGGTGGCAAGTTATCGATACCTATCATGACGCCGCTATCTCCGGCGCCAGTGTCATTCTCCGGCCGGGGGTCCAATCGCTATTGCAGGATGCCCAGCGCGGCAAGTTCGACATTGTGCTGGCCGAAGCATTGGACCGCGTCTCGCGCGATCAGGCCGACGTGGCGACGCTGTTCAAGCATCTCCGTTTCGCCGGCGTGCAAATCGTCACCCTGGCCGAGGGGGAAATCTCAGAACTTCATGTCGGTCTCAAAGGCACGATGAACGCTCTGTTCCTGAAAGACCTTGCCGCCAAGACTCATCGAGGTTTGCGCGGACGGGTGGAGAAGGGTAAGGCCGGCGGCGGGCTCTGCTATGGGTACGACGTGGTGAAACGTACCGATAGCGAGGGCGAGCCGATTCGAGGCGAACGCACAATCAATGAAGCCGAGGCCGCGATCGTCCGCCGCATCTTCGGGGAATTCGCGGTGGGGAAATCGCCGCGCGCCATCGCGACCGATCTGAACCGGGACGGCATTTCCGGCCCGTTCGGCCACACCTGGGGCGATACGACGATCCGGGGCAACGGCGTCGTCAACAACGAGCTTTATGCTGGCGTGCTGGTCTGGAACCGGCAGCGCTTCATCAAGGACCCGAACACGGGCAAGCGAGTATCGCGTCCGAACCCTGAAGCTAAATGGATCAGGACCGAAGTGCCCGAGCTGCGCATCGTCGATGACGAGTTGTGGCAGCGGGTGAAGCTGCGTCAGGCCGAGCTTGCGAAGCAATTCGAGTCAACGATCAAGGGCGTCCGTGCCGCGCGCGCGGAACGGCTGAACCGCCTACGTCGTCCTGCCTTCCTTCTGTCGGGCTTGCTCACTTGCGGCTGTTGCGGAACCAGATACGGCATCGTCGTCAACGATCGCTACGGCTGTCTGGGTCACTTCCGCAAGGGAACCTGCGACAATGGCCGGACGATTCGCCGTGACGACATCGAGCGGCGCGTGCTGGCTGGCCTCACCGACAAGTTGGTATCTCCCGAGGCTGTAGCGCCGCGGTGCGTGCCTATGCGGAGGAGACCAACCGCCAGAACCATGAGCGGCGCGCGCAAGCGGAAACGAGCCGCCGTGCTCTTGGGAAGATTGATAAGGGCATCAAGGGGATTCTCGACGCCATCGAGGATGGAATGTATCAGCCGGCCATGA
- a CDS encoding DUF2934 domain-containing protein: MKEATWVTQPTKKEIENRAYEIWERSGRPEGREDEFWQLAEQELRNEDKSSPLRTPDTL; encoded by the coding sequence TTGAAGGAGGCAACGTGGGTTACCCAACCGACTAAAAAGGAGATCGAGAACCGCGCTTATGAGATCTGGGAACGCAGCGGCAGACCTGAGGGCAGGGAGGATGAGTTCTGGCAATTGGCGGAGCAGGAGTTGCGAAACGAGGACAAGTCATCTCCCCTCCGTACTCCCGACACCTTGTAA
- a CDS encoding SDR family oxidoreductase, whose amino-acid sequence MRILLVGGTGLIGSAIHARLNAEGHDCVLVSRHTSGVQNARHVALDIAQAKDASAWEPVLAGIDAVINAAGALQGRDMQGVHVAGSAALYAACECAGVRRVILFSAIGTNRDAPSDFSRTKQEGEAALMARDLDWVVLRPSVVVGRAAYGGSALLRGLASLPVLPVMPGTAPIQPVHLDDVVETVLFLLRPGAPSRIALDLAGPRRMAFSDAVALFRRWLRWRPAYRLQLPTWAASSAYRAGDVAQMLGWRTPVNSTAQAEMRRGATGDPGPWRQATGTVPRDLEAALGSEPASVQERWFARLYALKPLIFAVFGLFWIVTGIISLGPGWEIGMSYVREGGLGEHFAALTVVAGALADIIIGLAILWRPSSRYGLWAAFIISLVYVVIGTTLVPRLWADPLGPMLKIWPVLLLNMVAIAIREDR is encoded by the coding sequence ATGCGTATCCTTCTCGTTGGCGGCACGGGCCTTATTGGATCGGCGATCCACGCAAGGCTTAACGCTGAAGGACATGACTGCGTATTGGTGTCGCGCCACACATCGGGCGTGCAGAACGCGCGCCACGTCGCGCTCGATATTGCACAGGCGAAGGATGCTTCCGCGTGGGAGCCAGTCCTCGCAGGTATCGATGCCGTCATCAACGCGGCGGGTGCGCTGCAGGGACGGGACATGCAGGGCGTTCATGTCGCCGGCAGCGCGGCGCTGTACGCGGCTTGTGAATGCGCAGGCGTCCGTCGCGTGATCCTTTTTTCGGCGATCGGAACCAATCGCGATGCGCCGAGTGACTTTTCACGCACCAAGCAGGAGGGTGAAGCCGCGCTGATGGCGCGCGATCTCGATTGGGTCGTGCTGCGGCCCTCCGTCGTGGTAGGCAGAGCTGCTTACGGCGGCAGCGCGCTATTGCGGGGGCTTGCGTCACTACCGGTTCTGCCGGTCATGCCCGGCACGGCGCCGATCCAACCGGTGCATCTGGATGATGTCGTCGAAACGGTTCTTTTCTTACTAAGGCCGGGCGCGCCTTCGCGCATCGCGCTGGATCTGGCCGGCCCGCGGCGGATGGCGTTCAGTGACGCAGTCGCGCTCTTTCGCCGCTGGCTGCGCTGGCGGCCCGCTTACCGCCTGCAGTTGCCGACATGGGCCGCCTCCAGCGCTTACCGCGCAGGAGACGTCGCGCAGATGTTGGGCTGGCGAACGCCCGTCAATTCGACGGCACAGGCAGAAATGCGGCGCGGCGCGACTGGCGATCCTGGGCCCTGGCGTCAGGCCACGGGCACCGTTCCCCGGGACCTTGAAGCCGCGCTCGGAAGCGAACCCGCGTCGGTCCAGGAACGCTGGTTTGCACGGCTGTACGCGCTGAAGCCCCTGATATTTGCCGTCTTCGGTCTGTTTTGGATCGTCACCGGAATCATCTCACTGGGGCCGGGCTGGGAAATCGGTATGTCGTATGTCCGGGAAGGCGGGCTGGGGGAACATTTCGCGGCTCTCACCGTCGTTGCAGGCGCCCTCGCCGACATCATCATTGGCCTCGCTATTCTTTGGCGACCTTCGAGCCGCTATGGCCTCTGGGCGGCCTTCATCATTTCTCTGGTCTATGTCGTGATTGGGACGACTCTGGTGCCGCGGCTGTGGGCCGATCCGCTCGGACCCATGCTGAAGATCTGGCCGGTGCTGTTGCTCAATATGGTCGCCATAGCGATCCGGGAGGATCGATGA